A window of the Cynocephalus volans isolate mCynVol1 chromosome 10, mCynVol1.pri, whole genome shotgun sequence genome harbors these coding sequences:
- the LOC134389595 gene encoding olfactory receptor 7A10-like, which produces MEPGNDTRISEFLLLGFSEEPELQTFLFGLFLSMYLVTVLGNLLIILATMSDSHLHMPMYFFLSNLSFSDICFTSTTVPKMLMNIQTRSKVITYEGCITQMHFFILFVGLEVFLLTVMAYDRFVAICHPLNYMVIMNHWLCVLLVLLSWVMSVLHSLLQSFMVLRLSFCTDLEIPHFFCELNQVVHLACSDTFLNDLVIYFAAGLLGGGTLCGIIYSYSKIVSTICGISSAQGKCKAFSTCASHLSVVSLFYGTSLGVYLSSAAAQNSCTSAAASVMYTVVTPILNPFIYSLRNKDIKRALRRFFRANQ; this is translated from the coding sequence ATGGAACCAGGGAATGATACACGaatttcagaatttcttcttctgggATTTTCAGAGGAACCAGAATTGCAAACCTTCCTCTTTGGGTTGTTCCTGTCCATGTACCTGGTCACTGTGCTCGGAAACCTGCTTATCATTTTAGCCACAATGTCCGACTCCCACCTCCACAtgcccatgtacttcttcctctccaacctgTCCTTTTCTGACATCTGCTTCACCTCCACCACCGTCCCAAAGATGTTGATGAATATACAGACTCGGAGCAAAGTCATAACCTATGAAGGCTGCATCACTCAGATGCACTTTTTCATACTCTTTGTAGGGTTGGAAGTCTTTCTCCTGactgtgatggcctatgaccgctttGTGGCCATCTGTCACCCCCTGAACTACATGGTCATCATGAACCACTGGCTCTGTGTGTTGCTGGTTCTGCTGTCCTGGGTCATGAGTGTCCTGCATTCCCTCTTACAAAGCTTCATGGTGTTGCGGCTGTCCTTCTGTACAGACTTGGAAATCCCCCACTTTTTCTGTGAGCTTAATCAGGTGGTCCATCTTGCCTGTTCTGACACCTTTCTTAATGACCTGGTGATATATTTTGCAGCGGGGCTGCTGGGTGGTGGAACCCTCTGTGGGATTATTTACTCTTATTCCAAGATAGTTTCCACCATTTGTGGAATCTCATCAGCTCAGGGGAAGTGTAAAGCATTTTCCACCTGTGCATCTCACCTCTCAGTTGTCTCCTTATTTTATGGTACAAGCCTAGGAGTGTACCTTAGTTCTGCTGCTGCACAGAACTCATGTACAAGTGCAGCAGCCTCGGTGATGTACACTGTGGTCACACCCATCCTGAACCCTTTCATCTACAGTCTGAGGAATAAAGATATAAAGAGGGCATTGAGAAGATTCTTCAGAGCAAACCAATga